A stretch of Methanosphaerula palustris E1-9c DNA encodes these proteins:
- the cheB gene encoding chemotaxis-specific protein-glutamate methyltransferase CheB, with the protein MTSQKIRVLVVDDSAVSRQILSAILNADPSIHVAGEAPDGETAIRLARSLRPDVIVMDIVMPGLNGFLTTQQIMETTPVPIIIVSGIEDPDEVGIIFSAMQAGALLSLRKPAGPGHPNHLKEARDLVWNVKMVSEIRVVKRRPTVVSSPPRPFSHHNRGTGRGAPVRVIAIGVSTGGPIVLQEILSHLPAGFPIPILIVQHIAAGFSEGFADWLSQVSGFPVRLATDRASLKPGVALVAPDGFQMGIDSDHGIHLVDAPPENGLRPSVSFLFRSLAQVCSEKTAAVLLTGMGTDGAAELKHLRDLGAVTVVQDQKSALVYGMPGEAVRLNAAGYILTPAEIADLMVDLSQK; encoded by the coding sequence ATGACCTCCCAGAAGATCCGGGTGCTGGTGGTGGACGACTCCGCGGTCTCCAGGCAGATCCTCTCTGCGATCCTCAACGCCGATCCGTCCATCCATGTTGCAGGGGAGGCCCCGGACGGGGAGACGGCGATCCGGCTGGCCAGGTCCCTGCGACCGGATGTGATCGTCATGGACATCGTGATGCCGGGTCTGAACGGGTTCCTGACGACCCAGCAGATCATGGAGACCACGCCGGTGCCGATCATCATCGTCAGCGGGATCGAGGACCCCGATGAGGTCGGGATCATCTTTTCTGCCATGCAGGCCGGTGCCCTCCTCAGTCTCAGAAAACCGGCCGGCCCCGGCCACCCAAATCATCTGAAGGAGGCCCGGGACCTGGTCTGGAATGTTAAGATGGTCTCGGAGATCAGGGTGGTCAAACGCCGGCCAACGGTAGTTTCGTCGCCACCCCGCCCGTTTTCTCATCATAACCGGGGTACTGGGCGGGGTGCACCGGTCCGGGTGATCGCCATCGGCGTCTCGACGGGGGGACCGATCGTCCTTCAGGAGATTCTTTCTCACCTGCCGGCGGGCTTTCCGATCCCTATCCTGATCGTCCAGCATATCGCGGCCGGGTTCTCTGAGGGGTTTGCCGACTGGCTCTCCCAGGTGTCAGGGTTCCCTGTCCGCCTCGCCACCGATCGGGCATCCCTCAAACCCGGGGTGGCCCTTGTCGCCCCGGATGGGTTTCAGATGGGAATCGACAGCGACCACGGTATTCATCTCGTCGACGCCCCGCCCGAGAATGGTCTCAGACCGTCGGTCTCTTTTCTTTTCCGTTCCCTCGCCCAGGTCTGCAGCGAGAAGACGGCGGCTGTTCTGCTGACCGGGATGGGGACCGACGGGGCAGCTGAGTTGAAACACCTCCGAGACCTGGGGGCGGTGACTGTTGTGCAGGATCAGAAGAGTGCGCTGGTCTACGGTATGCCCGGGGAGGCGGTCAGGCTGAATGCTGCAGGATATATCCTCACACCGGCGGAGATCGCCGACCTGATGGTAGATCTTTCACAGAAATAG
- a CDS encoding hybrid sensor histidine kinase/response regulator — translation MDSHEIEFLKRLLVTYRTEAQEHLATLSSQLVELEASRDDQVKSREILELVFREAHSLKGASRAVNLVQVERVCQAIESVFSVLKQQSASPSKELFDLFSEVIDTVRTMVAAADPQVPQPESPQTKRLIARLEHLARNVAATQAGPAANVATGIEPLEGTAGGGTPGTLEGIGPVRKAKDEVVPETTVRISVDKLERILHQVEEFLLLKLAVNDQFSELQRIQALVESWSDEWTRVSSDLVTLRQVTGAASSERLERVQPFIERQLTFLDWNHQFMRSLDGGLNGSIRCMDRGRRSLETLVDTLLDDMRDVLMLPASSLFDSFPRLVRDLAQALGKEVRLEIRGSSIAIDRRVLDEMHDPLIHLLRNAIDHGIEPLTIRKEQKKTRYGQITIEIELRSGRQVGITIADDGAGVDLPQVKRAAVKGGLISEREAERMNDQEVTNLLFRSGISTSPIITDLSGHGLGLAIVLEKVEKLGGSVTVESTPGAGTSFHLLLPLTLVKFKGVLVTQDNRSFVFPMAYVERTLQVSVESIAAVQNHKTLLYEGEFIPVVRLGSVLELPDPPMREAQTKVSIVVARASKTRIGFSVDEVRNEQDVLVKSLGKQLSRVRNISGTTVIGNGTLVPILHVPDLIKSVLKPGAGARYGREVVVAGRLPSSILVAEDSITSRTLLKNILESAGYRVTTAVDGQDAWNVLISGAFDLVVSDVDMPRMSGFDLTRKIRSDQRHADLPVVLVTSLDSAGDREQGIEVGANAYIVKSSFDQSNLIEIIDRLAGP, via the coding sequence ATGGACAGTCACGAGATCGAATTTTTAAAGAGGCTGCTGGTCACCTACCGCACCGAGGCTCAGGAGCATCTCGCCACCCTCTCTTCCCAGCTGGTCGAACTGGAGGCCAGCAGGGATGACCAGGTGAAGTCTCGGGAGATCCTGGAACTGGTCTTCCGGGAGGCGCACAGTCTGAAGGGCGCCTCCAGGGCGGTGAACCTGGTCCAGGTCGAGAGGGTCTGCCAGGCGATCGAGAGCGTCTTCTCGGTCCTCAAACAGCAGAGCGCCTCCCCGTCAAAGGAGCTCTTCGATCTCTTCTCTGAAGTCATCGACACCGTCAGGACGATGGTGGCGGCCGCCGATCCCCAGGTCCCCCAGCCCGAGAGTCCGCAGACGAAGCGGTTGATCGCCCGTCTCGAACACCTGGCCAGAAACGTTGCAGCCACTCAGGCAGGGCCTGCAGCGAATGTCGCGACCGGGATAGAACCCCTGGAGGGAACGGCCGGCGGCGGCACCCCGGGGACCCTCGAGGGGATCGGGCCTGTCAGAAAGGCAAAGGACGAGGTGGTGCCGGAGACGACCGTCAGGATCTCCGTCGATAAACTCGAACGGATCCTCCACCAGGTTGAGGAGTTCCTCCTCCTGAAGCTGGCGGTAAACGACCAGTTCAGTGAACTGCAGAGGATCCAGGCCCTGGTTGAGTCCTGGAGCGACGAATGGACGCGCGTTTCCTCCGACCTCGTCACCCTCCGCCAGGTCACCGGTGCTGCGTCATCTGAACGACTTGAACGGGTCCAGCCTTTCATCGAGCGCCAGCTGACCTTCCTTGACTGGAACCACCAGTTCATGCGGTCCCTGGACGGGGGTTTGAACGGATCGATCCGTTGCATGGATCGGGGCCGGCGATCCCTCGAGACCCTGGTCGACACTCTCCTCGATGACATGCGGGATGTCCTGATGCTTCCTGCTTCTTCCCTGTTTGATTCATTCCCGCGGTTGGTTCGGGACCTTGCACAGGCCCTGGGCAAGGAGGTGCGGCTCGAGATCCGGGGGAGCAGCATTGCGATCGATCGCAGGGTTCTGGACGAGATGCACGACCCGCTGATCCACCTGCTGCGAAACGCGATCGATCATGGGATCGAACCCCTCACAATACGGAAGGAGCAGAAGAAGACCCGGTACGGACAGATTACGATCGAGATCGAGCTTCGGAGCGGGAGACAGGTGGGGATCACGATCGCTGATGACGGGGCCGGCGTCGATCTCCCCCAGGTAAAGCGGGCGGCGGTGAAGGGGGGTCTCATCTCCGAACGGGAGGCCGAGCGGATGAACGATCAGGAGGTGACCAACCTCCTCTTTCGGTCAGGGATATCGACCAGCCCGATCATCACCGATCTCTCCGGTCACGGTCTCGGCCTGGCCATCGTGCTTGAGAAGGTCGAAAAACTGGGCGGGAGCGTGACCGTCGAGAGCACCCCTGGTGCGGGCACATCCTTCCACCTGCTCCTGCCGCTCACCCTGGTGAAATTCAAGGGGGTGCTGGTCACTCAGGATAACCGGTCGTTCGTCTTCCCGATGGCCTATGTCGAGCGGACGCTCCAGGTGTCGGTAGAATCGATCGCAGCGGTCCAGAACCACAAGACCCTGCTGTACGAAGGGGAGTTCATTCCAGTGGTGAGGCTCGGCAGCGTCCTGGAACTCCCGGATCCCCCTATGAGGGAGGCACAGACGAAGGTCTCGATCGTCGTGGCACGGGCCTCGAAGACCAGGATCGGGTTCTCGGTCGACGAAGTCCGCAATGAACAGGATGTGCTCGTCAAGAGCCTTGGAAAACAGCTCTCGCGGGTGCGGAACATCTCTGGAACCACGGTGATCGGCAATGGGACACTGGTACCGATCCTGCATGTACCGGACCTGATCAAGTCGGTGTTGAAGCCCGGGGCCGGGGCGAGGTATGGCCGCGAGGTCGTCGTCGCCGGAAGGCTCCCCTCTTCCATCCTGGTGGCCGAGGATTCGATCACCTCACGGACCCTTCTGAAGAACATCCTCGAGTCGGCAGGTTATCGGGTGACGACAGCGGTCGACGGCCAGGATGCATGGAACGTCCTGATCTCCGGGGCCTTCGACCTGGTCGTCTCGGATGTCGACATGCCCCGGATGAGCGGATTCGACCTCACCAGAAAGATCCGGAGCGATCAGCGGCATGCTGACCTGCCGGTGGTCCTGGTCACCTCCCTCGACTCTGCAGGTGACCGGGAACAGGGGATCGAGGTGGGCGCCAATGCCTATATCGTGAAGAGCAGCTTCGATCAATCGAACCTGATCGAGATCATCGATCGGCTGGCAGGACCATGA
- a CDS encoding response regulator, whose product MEYENLEREQSIKVVIVEDSPTQQEYLRYILEKHGYTVFAATNGQQALDLIGEVRPDLLISDVIMPVMNGYDLCRAIKSDPASQEIPVILLTALSDTKDVALALQSGADNFITKPYNEEYLILRIRQILAPERALRMKDWMQSPVPVSFDGEVYQISSDRGQIFEFLLTAYQVAIMKNQEAIRAEERLKVSYENLAVLNQIISLCNTTLSLDELLELTIQKILNLFGFEFGALYLINEERTCAHLRHHVETIPVEESYLDLIQTLDMGLLPNRGVLLNGIPAFFTIDQTTFYEEREKIIFKELGAKAYAMVPVKFGSEVLGVLALTSKNEHEFSDVEIGMFESVGREVGSAVQKALLQERVTTANDEMSLYLDIMTHDINNVITSSMGYANLLEDELTGPQYEFVQKIRTSLDQTIEIIRNVSTIRRLHEKQARLVPMDLDAVIRNQISRFSEIPFTYPGTGVMVYADDLIGQVFTNLIGNSRKFAGDEVSITIGVEEDEGVVEVTVADNGPGIPDDQKAQIFDRFQKGTTSKSGKGLGLFITWMLVEGYGGTIRADDRKDGRPGTAIHFTLKKFL is encoded by the coding sequence GTGGAGTATGAAAATCTGGAGAGAGAGCAATCGATTAAAGTAGTGATCGTCGAGGACAGCCCAACCCAGCAGGAGTATCTCCGGTACATCCTGGAGAAGCACGGGTACACCGTTTTTGCTGCAACCAATGGGCAGCAGGCCCTCGATCTGATTGGAGAGGTCAGACCGGATCTATTAATCAGCGATGTGATCATGCCGGTGATGAATGGGTATGATCTCTGCAGGGCGATCAAATCGGATCCGGCATCCCAGGAGATACCAGTCATATTGCTCACGGCCCTTTCGGACACCAAGGATGTAGCCCTTGCCCTCCAGTCTGGCGCCGACAACTTCATCACGAAGCCCTATAACGAAGAGTACCTGATCCTCCGCATCCGGCAGATCCTGGCTCCGGAGCGGGCGCTTCGGATGAAGGACTGGATGCAATCCCCGGTTCCGGTCTCCTTCGATGGGGAGGTATACCAGATCTCATCGGACAGGGGCCAGATCTTCGAGTTCCTGCTGACGGCCTACCAGGTGGCGATCATGAAGAACCAGGAGGCGATCAGGGCCGAGGAGCGGTTGAAGGTCTCCTATGAGAATCTCGCGGTGCTCAACCAGATCATCAGCCTCTGCAACACAACCCTCTCTCTGGACGAGTTGCTGGAGTTGACCATACAGAAGATCCTCAACCTCTTCGGCTTTGAATTTGGAGCCCTCTACCTGATCAACGAGGAGAGGACCTGTGCTCATCTCCGGCATCACGTCGAGACGATCCCGGTGGAGGAGTCCTATCTGGACCTGATCCAGACCCTCGATATGGGTCTGCTACCGAACCGGGGGGTGCTGCTCAACGGGATTCCTGCTTTCTTCACCATCGATCAGACGACCTTCTACGAGGAACGGGAGAAGATCATCTTCAAGGAGCTGGGTGCGAAGGCGTACGCCATGGTCCCGGTGAAGTTTGGATCTGAGGTGCTTGGCGTGCTCGCCCTGACCAGTAAGAACGAGCACGAGTTCTCTGATGTGGAGATAGGGATGTTCGAGTCGGTCGGGCGCGAGGTCGGGAGTGCGGTGCAGAAGGCGCTCCTCCAGGAGCGGGTCACGACGGCCAACGACGAGATGAGTCTGTACCTGGACATCATGACCCACGATATCAATAACGTGATCACCAGTTCCATGGGTTATGCCAACCTGCTGGAGGATGAGTTGACCGGGCCTCAGTATGAGTTTGTCCAGAAGATCCGGACCAGCCTCGATCAGACCATCGAGATCATCAGGAATGTCTCCACCATCCGCCGGCTTCATGAAAAGCAGGCACGGCTGGTGCCGATGGATCTGGATGCCGTGATCAGAAACCAGATCTCACGCTTCTCTGAGATCCCGTTCACCTATCCTGGGACCGGGGTGATGGTCTATGCCGACGACCTGATCGGCCAGGTCTTCACCAACCTTATTGGGAACAGCAGAAAATTCGCCGGCGATGAGGTCTCAATCACCATCGGCGTCGAGGAGGATGAGGGTGTTGTCGAGGTGACGGTGGCTGACAACGGGCCCGGGATCCCTGATGATCAGAAGGCCCAGATCTTCGATAGGTTCCAGAAGGGGACCACCAGCAAGAGTGGCAAGGGGCTCGGACTCTTCATCACCTGGATGCTGGTGGAGGGGTATGGCGGAACGATCCGGGCTGATGACCGGAAGGACGGCCGGCCCGGTACTGCGATCCACTTCACGCTCAAGAAATTTCTATGA
- a CDS encoding DUF262 domain-containing protein, whose translation MKAGETDLFTLFNGTKQFIIPIYQRNYRWELPNCEELWNDIVRATTDPTRAGHFLGSIVYINNSKVSLTTWIPQFLVIDGQQRLTTISLFILALVRALQVQDPNATTQQLISEFLLNEHYEGDLHNKLVLTRIDFETYHALLNNRDLPRNASPRIVENYRFFEDRIRQSPFSPLELYDGIRHLFIVEIALDPDHDNPQRIFESLNSTGLDLSQTDQIRNFVLMDQDPHEQKVLYEDYWYPMELLFGKDNPEELFDRFMRDYLTVHRDGRIPKMGEVFREFKTYVRTQGESSVHDLVIDIHRFARYFVCMACGEEEDPAIAAAFNDLNFLKVDVAYPFLLQVYHDYRTGQITRDELVEVVRLAESYVFRRAICGIPTNSMNKTFAALGKEIRRDHYRESVKVALFMLDSYRRFPDDAEFMREIERKDVYNSRICSYLLTKLENHGTKEPIAAANYTVEHIMPQNPRLSEAWQRELGDDWQQVHQTYLHSLGNLTLTGYNSELSDRPFAEKRDMEGGLGRSPLRLSAGLGEVATWNEQEILNRAERLALLAARVWPAPDPLVKPEKSQGEDSSNGGPLKQRWTEEQFMPVLEGRAGAEAVEVARSILDWGVRHTTHIWWGEGKKDGSFAPIFNWKGESYYPVLVWTRGVLVIQFQWLQNRPPFDAPEKRKELLDRLNAIPGIAIPEDSLIYRPALPLTKFLPAKTREEFFTVLDWVISEVKENV comes from the coding sequence ATGAAGGCGGGCGAGACCGATCTCTTCACCCTGTTCAACGGTACCAAGCAGTTCATCATCCCCATCTACCAGCGGAACTACCGCTGGGAGCTGCCGAACTGTGAGGAACTCTGGAACGACATCGTACGGGCGACCACAGACCCGACGAGGGCCGGCCACTTTCTTGGGTCCATCGTCTATATCAACAACAGCAAGGTATCTCTCACCACCTGGATCCCACAGTTCCTGGTCATCGACGGCCAGCAGCGCCTGACCACCATCTCCCTCTTCATCCTCGCCCTCGTCCGTGCCCTCCAGGTGCAGGACCCAAACGCCACCACCCAGCAGCTGATCAGTGAGTTCCTCCTGAATGAACACTATGAAGGAGATCTCCATAACAAACTGGTCCTCACACGGATAGACTTTGAGACCTACCATGCCCTCCTCAACAACCGCGACCTCCCCCGGAATGCTTCTCCCCGCATCGTCGAGAATTACCGCTTCTTCGAAGACAGGATCCGGCAATCCCCCTTCTCTCCGCTTGAACTCTACGATGGCATCCGCCACCTCTTCATCGTCGAGATCGCCCTCGACCCCGATCACGATAATCCCCAGCGGATCTTCGAGAGCCTCAACTCCACCGGCCTCGACCTCTCCCAGACCGATCAGATCCGGAACTTCGTCCTGATGGACCAGGACCCCCATGAGCAGAAGGTACTCTACGAGGATTATTGGTACCCGATGGAACTCCTCTTCGGCAAAGATAACCCCGAGGAACTCTTCGACCGGTTCATGCGGGACTACCTGACGGTCCACCGCGACGGCAGAATTCCAAAGATGGGCGAGGTGTTCAGGGAGTTCAAGACTTATGTTCGGACACAGGGCGAGTCATCAGTCCACGACCTCGTCATCGATATCCACCGGTTTGCCAGATATTTCGTCTGTATGGCCTGCGGAGAGGAGGAGGATCCGGCCATCGCCGCCGCGTTCAATGACCTGAACTTCCTGAAGGTCGACGTGGCCTACCCGTTCCTCCTCCAGGTCTACCACGACTATCGGACCGGACAGATCACCAGGGACGAACTGGTCGAGGTCGTCCGGCTCGCCGAGAGTTATGTCTTCCGCCGGGCTATCTGCGGGATTCCGACGAACTCCATGAACAAAACCTTCGCGGCCCTCGGTAAGGAGATCCGGCGAGACCACTATAGAGAGAGTGTGAAGGTCGCCCTCTTCATGCTCGACTCCTACCGCCGGTTCCCCGACGATGCCGAGTTCATGCGGGAGATTGAAAGGAAGGATGTCTACAACTCCCGCATATGCAGTTATCTCCTGACGAAACTTGAGAACCACGGGACCAAGGAGCCGATCGCGGCTGCCAACTACACGGTCGAGCATATCATGCCCCAGAACCCGAGACTCTCCGAAGCATGGCAGCGGGAGCTCGGTGACGACTGGCAGCAGGTCCACCAGACCTATCTCCACTCCCTCGGCAACCTGACCCTGACCGGTTACAACTCCGAGCTCAGCGATCGGCCGTTCGCCGAGAAACGGGACATGGAAGGTGGCCTCGGCCGCAGTCCACTCAGGCTCAGCGCCGGCCTCGGGGAGGTTGCCACCTGGAACGAGCAGGAGATTCTGAACCGGGCCGAGAGATTAGCCCTGCTGGCGGCCAGGGTCTGGCCGGCTCCGGATCCTCTCGTCAAACCTGAAAAATCACAGGGTGAGGACTCATCGAATGGAGGCCCTCTCAAACAGCGGTGGACAGAAGAGCAGTTTATGCCCGTTCTCGAGGGGCGGGCAGGGGCTGAGGCCGTCGAGGTCGCCCGGTCGATCCTGGACTGGGGGGTTCGTCATACAACACATATCTGGTGGGGGGAGGGGAAGAAAGACGGCTCGTTTGCCCCGATCTTCAACTGGAAAGGGGAGAGTTACTATCCGGTCCTTGTATGGACCAGGGGAGTACTGGTCATTCAATTCCAGTGGCTGCAGAATCGGCCGCCCTTTGATGCACCTGAGAAACGGAAAGAGTTGCTGGACCGCCTGAACGCCATCCCCGGGATCGCAATCCCCGAGGATTCACTCATCTACCGGCCCGCACTTCCTCTCACAAAGTTCCTTCCTGCGAAGACACGTGAGGAATTTTTCACTGTCCTCGACTGGGTGATCAGCGAGGTGAAGGAGAATGTATGA
- a CDS encoding methyl-accepting chemotaxis protein produces the protein MNYFNNKKIRTKLIIAFVIFMLALVVVGIVGFVNMKNINDGMTTLYADHTVTIEHVGVADSTLFKLRGDLFKYIIIPDERTQLELDINTDIATINTEMQVVRSSPLSAEQQTTLAEFDKNWTTYQDGIKETLNEVKTAKSSEISDAVKDGSPLMNTRAAVDTALETLSEQVNADAGKISRQGDTTFANAVLLIIGTVVFAGVIAILLISVLTTSVATPLERLADVTRKVASGDLRIEIPREERNDEVGVLVDSTRMMLENLRTLDREILEGVNILASSVSELMTTMAQTASGAQETATSISETTAAVEEVKQTTEVASQKAKNVADNAASASSMVETGRVSVEETIAGMNRIQQQMDSIGESIGRLNEQSLAISEIIGVVNDVAEQVNILSVNASIEAAKAGDQGKGFAVVAQEIRILADESKRATGQIRKLLKDTQKAVSSAVMAVEQGSRVVEAGVRQSTETGNSIRVLEEFNEQSAQSATQIAISSKEQLVGMEQVAISMENIKTASVQNLQGAREAEKVARNLQDLGLKLKEMMNRYQT, from the coding sequence ATGAACTATTTCAATAATAAGAAGATTCGGACCAAACTGATCATTGCGTTCGTGATCTTCATGCTGGCCCTGGTCGTCGTGGGTATCGTGGGATTCGTCAATATGAAGAATATTAACGATGGCATGACGACGCTCTATGCCGATCACACCGTGACCATCGAGCATGTCGGGGTCGCCGACAGCACCCTCTTCAAACTCCGGGGGGACCTCTTCAAGTATATCATCATCCCTGATGAACGGACGCAGCTTGAACTGGATATCAATACGGATATCGCCACCATCAACACCGAGATGCAGGTCGTTCGATCATCCCCGTTGAGTGCAGAGCAACAGACCACCCTTGCAGAATTTGATAAAAACTGGACAACCTACCAGGATGGCATAAAAGAGACGCTCAACGAGGTCAAAACGGCTAAAAGTTCAGAGATTAGCGATGCTGTCAAGGATGGCAGCCCGCTGATGAATACGAGGGCTGCCGTGGATACTGCGCTCGAGACACTCTCTGAACAGGTGAACGCCGATGCAGGGAAGATCAGCAGACAGGGTGATACCACCTTTGCCAATGCAGTCCTGCTGATCATCGGTACGGTGGTCTTTGCCGGTGTAATTGCAATCCTGCTGATCTCTGTGCTCACCACAAGTGTGGCGACCCCGCTCGAACGGTTGGCCGATGTCACCCGGAAGGTGGCGTCGGGTGATCTGAGGATCGAGATCCCCCGCGAAGAGCGGAACGACGAGGTGGGAGTCCTGGTCGATTCCACACGCATGATGCTGGAGAACCTGCGTACCCTGGACCGGGAGATCCTGGAGGGGGTGAACATCCTTGCCTCATCAGTCAGCGAACTGATGACGACGATGGCTCAGACCGCTTCTGGTGCCCAGGAGACTGCGACCTCGATCTCAGAGACGACAGCCGCCGTTGAAGAGGTGAAACAGACCACCGAGGTGGCCAGTCAGAAGGCGAAGAACGTCGCTGACAATGCAGCGAGCGCTTCGTCGATGGTGGAGACCGGGAGGGTCTCGGTCGAGGAGACGATCGCTGGTATGAACCGGATTCAGCAGCAGATGGACTCGATCGGGGAGAGTATTGGACGGCTGAACGAGCAGAGTCTGGCGATCAGTGAGATCATCGGGGTGGTGAACGATGTAGCCGAGCAGGTGAATATCCTCTCGGTGAATGCTTCCATCGAGGCGGCCAAGGCCGGGGACCAGGGGAAAGGGTTCGCTGTTGTGGCGCAGGAGATCCGTATCCTGGCAGATGAGTCCAAGCGAGCGACCGGTCAGATCCGAAAACTCCTCAAGGATACCCAGAAGGCAGTGAGCTCGGCGGTGATGGCTGTCGAGCAGGGGAGCAGGGTGGTCGAGGCCGGCGTCCGGCAGTCGACCGAGACGGGAAATTCGATCCGGGTCCTGGAGGAGTTCAATGAGCAGTCTGCGCAGTCTGCGACCCAGATCGCTATCTCGAGCAAGGAGCAGTTGGTGGGGATGGAACAGGTCGCGATCTCCATGGAGAATATCAAGACGGCGAGCGTGCAGAATCTGCAGGGGGCCAGGGAGGCTGAGAAGGTCGCCAGAAATCTCCAGGATCTGGGATTGAAACTGAAAGAGATGATGAACCGATATCAGACCTGA